The Ktedonobacterales bacterium sequence TCCCGGCCATCGATCCGGCCTATGCCCAGCAATTCACGCTCGCGGTGGCGGCGCGCCTGTTCCGGCTGGAGGCCGAGTCAGCCGGGCAGGTCAGGGTGGTGCGCGGCGTTGATGCCCTTCGTTCCTGCCTTCAGGAAGGCGTTCTGGCGGTTGTCTTGCATTTCGAGGGGGCTGAGGCGATTGCCCCGGACCTCGATGCGCTGGAGGTCTTTTACCAGGCGGGATTGCGTTCGTTGGGCATCGTCTGGAGCCGCCCGAATATCTTTGGGCATGGCGTTCCCTTCAAGTTTCCCCATTCGCCCGATACCGGCCCAGGACTCACCGACGCTGGCCGTGAACTGGTGCGCGCCTGCAACCGATTGGGCATTATGCTTGATCTGGCGCACCTGAACGAACAGGGCTTTTGGGACGTGGCGCGCCTGTCGGACGCGCCGCTGGTGGTGACGCATGCCGCCGCGCACGCGCTCTGCCCCTCGACGCGCAACCTGACCGATAAGCAATTGGAGGCGATCAGGGCGTCCGAAGGGATGGTCGGGCTGATCTTCGAGACGGCGAATTTGCGCGAGGACGCTGCTGAGAACCCTGATACCCCGCTGGACGTGCTGATTCGCCACCTGGAGTATCTGGTAGAGCATCTAGGTATAGACAGCGTTGGTTTTGGCTCGGACTATGATGGCGGGATTGTTCCCCCACAAGACCTGCATGATGTTTCAGGGCTGCCCAGGCTGCTGGCCGCCTTGCAGGCGCGTGGCTATGATGACGCGGCCCTGCGCAAAATCACCCACGAGAACTGGTTACGGGTGCTGGGCAAAAGCTGGCGCGCCTGAAGCGGGCTGACCAGATACCGCTCTCATGTTCTGACGTTTCGGCATCAAGTTTTCCGATTCTGGCGCGCGCGAACGGAAGTATCATCTTGGAAGCGCCAGCCATGATGACGAGATGTTCGGTTCAAGATGGCCCTCTTGACACTGTAGAATGAGTGTTCTATAATGAGAGGGCAATGGAGTGGGTGATCCCCATTGGCGGAACCTGCTCCTTCATCATCTTCAGTACATTACTGTGTGCTTCCGTGTGCGAGAGGGCAGCGGCTACGTATTGGCCGCTGCCCTCTCGTTTTTCTTGCTTAAAATATCGCATTACGATAGAATGAATTGTGCGGTAGAGAAGGAGAGAGCCGTTTCTTTCTGTCCGGCTTTTGCGCTTTCAGAGGGGAGGTTTCTTATGCTGTCAGGTCATGAATCTGTATCCTCCCGGCCTTCTGATGATCTGCCCGACGATCTGATTGAGCCAGGCGCATCAGAGAACCAGAACGCGGCCCCTGAAACGCCTCCGCCTCCAGTGGGGACGACACCTCCGGCGGAGCTGGTGGAGCTGGCTGCCCAGGGAAAACGTGGCGCCGCCTGGCGTTTGCTGCACTGGATTGGCGAGGATAACCGCGAGGCCATTGAGGCGATCAGGCGATTTCCAGACCAGCGCCTGCTGAAGTTGTTACTGGAGTGGTTGGCGGTAGGTACCTGGGGAGGGAAACCTTTTACTGTGCCACGAGCCATGCGCCAGCCGCATTTTCGCACGCAGGTGAGTACGTTCTTTTTGCCTGGTTCGGGCGCGCCAGAGGGGCATGTCAAAGAGGTATTGTGCGCCGGGCTGCGCCATCCCCAGGGGGCGGTGCGCGCAACCGCCGCGCACCTGCTGGGAGTGCTGGGCGATCCGGCGGCAGCGCCCGATCTCGTCGAGGCGCTGCGTGACCCTCTATCGGCGGTGCGGGTGCAGGCAGCGAAAGCGTTGGGGCGGCTGCATGTCCCTCAGACGGCTGCTGCGCTGGTGAGCGCCTTCCACTCTCATGATGAGGCGCTGGCGAGTCAGGCGCATCAGGCGCTGCTTCAGCCTGGCCTGGCATCGGTGCCGCCATTGATAGCGGCAGCCCACGCGCCTGACGCCTGGGTGCGCTGGCAGGCGGTGCGCACGTTGGGCGACCTCCATGACGCGCGTGGCCTGGCTCCTCTGGTGGAGCGGCTGACCGATAGCGATCATGCGGTTGCCTGGATGGCGGCACGAGTATTGGCTTCGATGGGCGCTCCGGTGGTTGAGGAGGTGCTGGGCCTGTTGTTGCGCGCGCCGGATACGCCCCAACTGATGGAGACGGCGGCTTATGTTTTGCGCGCTCAGCGCAACCCACAGGTGAAGAACGTGCTGGCGCCGGTCATTCGCAGCATGCACGACGTTGATTATCGGGTGGTGGTCCCGCTGGAGGTTCAACGCGCGCTGAAAACGTTGGCCGGGAGCGGCGTCAGGAGTGCTTCGGGCTGAGGCTTAAGCGCACCTCACACAACCTCCGCACGAGCAGGGGCGGGGTTGTAGCGCCGTCCTTCCAGGCGGCAGGGGTGGGGCCAACCGTCGGTTGTGTGAGGCATTCTAAGCGCCAGCGAAAAAATCGCGCATGGGATGCGTGCAGGAGCAGGCGGCATCGCCCAGTTTGCCAAGACCCCAGGCTTCTTCAATGGTCAGCAGCAGCGACGCATGGTTATAGGCCACATGAGACACAAACCCCGGCTTGCTGAGCGGCGAAATCACCAGCATGGGGATATGGCCGCCATCCGCGATCTGACAGCAGCCCGCATCGCTGCTGCCTTCGTCCCAGATCAGAAACAATACGCTCGATTGCCAGTCCGGGGAGCGGAGAATCTGGGGCAGGAAGCTTTTCAGCCAGGCGTCGCCGGTTGCCACGCCGCAATCGTGCATATCATGGCAAAGATTGGGCGTGATCCAGACAAAATTGGGCAGGGCGTGCGCTCTGAGGTTGCTGGCAAAACTAGAGAGCGGGACGACGTTGGCGCAGCGTTTCGGGTTGGTGCGGATGTTATCAAAGTAGATAAAGGGGTTATGCCGCTGGGCATAGTCTCCGTCGTCACCGACGAAGCAGGGCGACGGCATATCCTCCATGTAGGCTTTCCAGCTTTTTCTGGCGGTCTCTAACTGGTCCACCAGATTGGGCGCATGCACAAAACAGGTCTCGCAATCGCTGTCTATCCCAAAGGTG is a genomic window containing:
- a CDS encoding dipeptidase, whose translation is MTDFKSFPIFDGHNDTLLALHFAERGGGRSFFTQSESGHLDLPRARLGGFGGGFFAIFPAAPSTNRHMKEQLATSETGYEVQPFPAIDPAYAQQFTLAVAARLFRLEAESAGQVRVVRGVDALRSCLQEGVLAVVLHFEGAEAIAPDLDALEVFYQAGLRSLGIVWSRPNIFGHGVPFKFPHSPDTGPGLTDAGRELVRACNRLGIMLDLAHLNEQGFWDVARLSDAPLVVTHAAAHALCPSTRNLTDKQLEAIRASEGMVGLIFETANLREDAAENPDTPLDVLIRHLEYLVEHLGIDSVGFGSDYDGGIVPPQDLHDVSGLPRLLAALQARGYDDAALRKITHENWLRVLGKSWRA
- a CDS encoding HEAT repeat domain-containing protein, which translates into the protein MLSGHESVSSRPSDDLPDDLIEPGASENQNAAPETPPPPVGTTPPAELVELAAQGKRGAAWRLLHWIGEDNREAIEAIRRFPDQRLLKLLLEWLAVGTWGGKPFTVPRAMRQPHFRTQVSTFFLPGSGAPEGHVKEVLCAGLRHPQGAVRATAAHLLGVLGDPAAAPDLVEALRDPLSAVRVQAAKALGRLHVPQTAAALVSAFHSHDEALASQAHQALLQPGLASVPPLIAAAHAPDAWVRWQAVRTLGDLHDARGLAPLVERLTDSDHAVAWMAARVLASMGAPVVEEVLGLLLRAPDTPQLMETAAYVLRAQRNPQVKNVLAPVIRSMHDVDYRVVVPLEVQRALKTLAGSGVRSASG
- a CDS encoding alkaline phosphatase family protein — its product is MLKRISAASSLVLLLLASCSSSSIGQAPSPPSAATPTGSPHTPTATATAQPAASGLPNFKHIFVLVMENEESSDVIGNSEAPYINSLAHRYSRAANYFGITHPSLPNYLELLGGSTFGIDSDCETCFVHAPNLVDQLETARKSWKAYMEDMPSPCFVGDDGDYAQRHNPFIYFDNIRTNPKRCANVVPLSSFASNLRAHALPNFVWITPNLCHDMHDCGVATGDAWLKSFLPQILRSPDWQSSVLFLIWDEGSSDAGCCQIADGGHIPMLVISPLSKPGFVSHVAYNHASLLLTIEEAWGLGKLGDAACSCTHPMRDFFAGA